A window of Christiangramia forsetii KT0803 contains these coding sequences:
- the pabB gene encoding aminodeoxychorismate synthase component I — MRTSRIFSVKDPKKLKEQLLSWSRQFKEIAWLDSNEYDSKTGEYEAILAVEAFTAIKTDYVNAFDKLKEYQETTADWIFGYLSYDLKNDVENLKSSNYDGLHFPDLYFFQPQKLVFIKQGKIEFHYLRMVDDEIEDDLYDIQNFKVESDSKNIPVKVEARISKEEYLDKIRLMLNHIHRGDIYEANFCQEFYAENVEIDAFNIYKSLNEISSPPFAAYLKLENFNLISASPERYLRKRGQALLSQPIKGTARRADNIEEDRKIALELADDPKEQSENVMIVDLVRNDLSRIARKGSVKVEELCKVYAFKQVHQLISSVTAEIADDIPPVEALRTSFPMGSMTGAPKISAMKIIEKLEESKRGLYSGAVGYFTPNGDFDFNVVIRSIIYNSENNYLSFSVGGAITAKSDPEKEYEECLLKARAMRKVLTNL; from the coding sequence GTGCGTACTTCCAGAATTTTTTCAGTTAAAGATCCTAAAAAGTTAAAAGAGCAGTTATTATCATGGAGCAGGCAGTTCAAGGAAATTGCCTGGCTGGATAGTAATGAATACGATTCCAAAACCGGAGAATATGAAGCTATTCTGGCAGTTGAAGCCTTCACGGCTATAAAGACCGACTATGTAAATGCTTTTGATAAACTTAAGGAATACCAGGAAACCACTGCCGACTGGATATTTGGCTATTTGAGCTATGATCTTAAAAATGATGTGGAAAATCTGAAATCTTCAAATTACGACGGACTACACTTTCCTGATCTTTACTTTTTTCAGCCGCAAAAACTGGTGTTTATAAAACAGGGTAAGATAGAGTTTCATTATTTACGAATGGTAGATGATGAAATTGAAGATGATCTTTATGATATTCAGAATTTTAAGGTTGAATCTGACTCTAAAAATATACCCGTAAAAGTGGAGGCCAGGATTTCCAAAGAAGAATACCTTGACAAGATAAGGTTGATGCTGAATCATATTCATCGCGGTGATATTTATGAAGCCAATTTCTGCCAGGAATTTTATGCTGAAAATGTAGAAATAGATGCTTTCAATATTTACAAATCTCTCAATGAGATTTCGAGTCCGCCGTTTGCAGCTTATCTGAAACTTGAAAATTTCAATCTTATTTCAGCTTCGCCCGAAAGGTATTTAAGAAAACGCGGCCAGGCATTACTATCTCAACCTATCAAAGGAACAGCCCGAAGAGCAGATAATATCGAAGAAGATCGTAAAATAGCCTTAGAATTAGCCGATGATCCCAAAGAACAATCTGAAAATGTGATGATCGTGGATCTTGTGAGAAATGACCTTTCAAGGATCGCTAGGAAAGGCAGTGTTAAAGTAGAGGAGCTTTGCAAAGTGTATGCCTTTAAACAAGTGCATCAGTTGATTTCCAGCGTTACTGCTGAGATTGCAGACGACATTCCGCCGGTAGAAGCTTTAAGGACCAGTTTTCCCATGGGAAGCATGACCGGTGCCCCTAAAATTTCGGCAATGAAGATCATTGAGAAACTGGAAGAATCTAAACGCGGACTGTATAGTGGCGCGGTTGGTTATTTTACCCCCAATGGAGATTTCGATTTTAACGTGGTTATACGCAGTATTATCTATAATTCAGAAAACAACTATTTGTCATTTTCAGTAGGCGGTGCGATCACTGCAAAATCTGATCCTGAAAAAGAATATGA
- a CDS encoding NADPH-dependent FMN reductase, with product MKKVLAFAGSNSSTSINQQLLDHVVDRIQSHEIKIIKLTDYPLPIFSEDIEKNEGYPIHATIIKNLIAESDALIIAVNEHNGGPSAFFKNIIDWLSRVNRNFLEHKKILLISTSPGKRGASSSLEYTKNIFGRFGGEVIESFSLPSFKDNFQDRKVTNEVLDMGIEEVLTTFAHQIEN from the coding sequence ATGAAAAAAGTTTTAGCCTTCGCCGGCTCTAATAGCAGTACCTCTATCAACCAGCAATTATTAGATCATGTAGTTGATAGAATCCAGAGTCACGAGATTAAAATAATCAAACTAACCGATTACCCGTTACCTATTTTTAGTGAGGATATTGAAAAAAATGAAGGTTATCCCATCCACGCCACGATTATAAAGAATTTGATAGCTGAAAGTGATGCTTTAATTATTGCTGTAAATGAACATAATGGTGGTCCCTCAGCTTTTTTTAAAAACATAATTGACTGGCTTTCCAGGGTGAACAGGAATTTTCTGGAGCATAAAAAGATCCTTTTGATAAGTACTTCTCCCGGAAAACGAGGAGCTAGTTCCTCGCTGGAATACACGAAAAATATCTTCGGAAGATTTGGTGGGGAAGTGATAGAAAGCTTTAGTCTGCCATCTTTTAAGGACAATTTTCAGGATAGGAAAGTGACAAATGAAGTGCTGGATATGGGAATTGAAGAAGTGCTTACTACCTTTGCACATCAAATTGAAAATTAA
- a CDS encoding aldose 1-epimerase family protein, translating to MKKHTIENEFLKITVKETGAELCSILNKENHKEYIWQANPEIWGSHAPNLFPVIGVLQNGKYHFENKEYEMPKHGFIRHNENIRLKEKSENQLVFELLYSDETLKMYPFKFDFKIAFTLNKKSLEVNHHIINLDEKPIYFSLGGHPALNIQLFENEKIEDYSLVFDQEMDLSTYLLNDQGLVTSRTKGILDNEHQIRLTEDIFNKDALIFKNIKSKKVDLVSAKCGKILSVKYEDFKNLGIWAKPGAPYVCIEPWLGIADIEGTDQNLTNKEGIIELTTADEFNAGYTISIE from the coding sequence TTGAAGAAACACACTATTGAAAATGAATTCCTGAAAATTACTGTAAAAGAAACCGGTGCTGAACTCTGCAGTATTCTAAATAAAGAGAATCATAAAGAATATATATGGCAGGCCAATCCTGAAATTTGGGGAAGCCATGCACCTAACCTATTTCCCGTGATCGGTGTACTACAAAATGGGAAATATCATTTTGAGAATAAAGAATATGAAATGCCAAAACATGGATTCATTCGGCACAATGAGAATATTCGACTAAAAGAAAAATCAGAAAATCAGCTCGTCTTTGAACTGTTATATTCTGATGAAACTTTAAAAATGTATCCCTTCAAATTCGATTTTAAAATTGCTTTTACCCTGAATAAAAAATCCCTGGAGGTAAATCATCATATTATCAATCTCGACGAAAAACCGATCTATTTCTCTTTAGGCGGACATCCAGCCCTTAATATTCAGCTTTTTGAAAATGAGAAGATCGAAGATTATTCGCTGGTTTTTGATCAGGAAATGGATTTAAGCACTTATCTGCTTAATGACCAAGGCCTCGTAACTTCCAGGACTAAAGGGATTCTCGATAATGAACATCAAATAAGACTTACTGAAGATATTTTTAATAAAGATGCCTTGATCTTCAAGAATATCAAGTCTAAAAAGGTGGATCTAGTAAGTGCGAAATGTGGAAAAATTTTATCGGTGAAATATGAAGATTTCAAAAATCTTGGAATCTGGGCAAAACCCGGTGCTCCCTATGTATGTATTGAACCCTGGCTGGGAATTGCCGATATTGAAGGAACCGATCAAAACCTTACAAATAAGGAAGGAATTATTGAACTAACCACCGCAGATGAATTCAACGCAGGCTATACGATAAGCATCGAATAA
- a CDS encoding DEAD/DEAH box helicase translates to MSFQDLNLNTPLRNALEDLNFQTPTPIQEQAFSSIMSGRDVVGIAQTGTGKTFAYLLPLLRMLKYSEQKNPRILIMVPTRELVVQVVEEIEKLAKYINLRVAGVYGGVNINTQHQDLMQGLDIVVATPRRLYDLVLRRAVQLKSIQKFVIDEVDVMLDLGFKFQVNNIIELLPKNRQSIMFSATMTETVEEMIDTNFKAPEKISVAVSGTPLENIDQRGYKIPNFYTKANLLKHLLADTETYQKVLIFIGDKRIADRLYENLGEEFPGDTSLVHTGKSQNYRLKSVGDFDEGLSRILIATDVMARGLDIENVSHVVNFDTPQYPENYMHRIGRTGRAEKKGQSLLFTTEAEQEYLDAIEELMQTEVPKYDLPEEVEIATELIPEEKPRAIEINNPHNVTEEAGPAFHEKKDKNKKVNLGGSYRREIAQKYKKPKTRGDKNANRRRKK, encoded by the coding sequence TTGAGTTTTCAGGACCTAAATTTAAATACTCCCTTACGCAATGCTCTGGAAGATCTGAATTTTCAGACTCCAACGCCAATTCAGGAACAGGCATTCTCCTCTATCATGTCTGGAAGAGATGTGGTTGGAATTGCACAAACGGGAACAGGAAAAACCTTCGCCTATCTTTTGCCATTATTAAGAATGCTTAAATATTCGGAACAGAAGAATCCACGTATTCTTATCATGGTTCCCACCAGGGAACTAGTGGTTCAGGTAGTTGAAGAGATCGAAAAACTGGCAAAGTATATCAATCTTAGAGTTGCCGGAGTCTATGGTGGAGTAAATATCAATACGCAACATCAGGATTTAATGCAGGGACTCGATATTGTGGTAGCCACTCCAAGAAGGTTGTACGATCTTGTGCTTAGAAGAGCTGTTCAATTAAAGTCTATCCAGAAATTTGTGATTGATGAAGTGGATGTGATGTTGGATCTCGGATTCAAATTTCAGGTAAATAATATCATCGAACTACTTCCTAAAAACAGGCAGAGTATCATGTTTTCGGCTACCATGACAGAAACGGTTGAGGAAATGATCGATACCAATTTTAAAGCTCCGGAAAAGATCTCTGTAGCCGTAAGCGGTACTCCATTGGAAAACATAGACCAGCGAGGATATAAAATTCCGAATTTCTATACGAAAGCGAATTTACTGAAACACCTGCTCGCAGATACGGAAACCTATCAGAAGGTGCTTATATTTATTGGAGATAAACGGATTGCAGACAGGTTATATGAAAATCTTGGTGAAGAATTTCCCGGCGACACAAGCCTTGTACATACCGGAAAAAGTCAGAATTACAGATTAAAAAGCGTGGGTGATTTTGATGAAGGATTATCCCGGATTTTAATTGCTACAGATGTGATGGCCCGCGGTCTGGATATAGAGAATGTTTCTCATGTGGTGAATTTTGATACCCCACAATATCCTGAAAATTATATGCATAGGATTGGTAGAACTGGACGTGCCGAGAAAAAAGGTCAGTCGTTGTTATTTACTACGGAAGCGGAACAGGAATATCTGGATGCTATTGAAGAATTAATGCAAACTGAAGTTCCTAAATATGATCTTCCGGAAGAAGTAGAAATCGCTACTGAATTGATCCCCGAAGAAAAACCAAGGGCAATTGAAATCAATAATCCTCATAATGTCACTGAAGAAGCCGGTCCTGCTTTTCATGAGAAAAAAGATAAAAATAAGAAGGTAAATCTTGGCGGTTCCTATAGAAGAGAGATTGCTCAAAAATATAAAAAACCAAAAACGCGGGGTGATAAGAACGCCAATCGTAGAAGGAAGAAATAG
- a CDS encoding ORF6N domain-containing protein, whose product MKSELSFMGKDISIPEEIISSKIYLIRDQKVMLDRDLAELYQVETKHLKRQVRRNIERFPDDFMFELNEEEINNLRSQFGTSRWGGTRYAPMAFTEQGVAMLSSVLNSPTAIKVNIQIIRVFTKIREVLVDHLSLKLEIEQIKKKLSNHGKNIELVFSYLDELIKKKKDSEPRKQIGYKK is encoded by the coding sequence TTGAAATCAGAACTATCATTTATGGGTAAAGATATTAGCATACCAGAGGAAATCATTAGCAGTAAAATTTATTTGATTAGGGATCAAAAAGTGATGTTGGATAGGGACTTAGCTGAACTTTATCAGGTAGAGACGAAGCACCTAAAAAGACAGGTTCGCAGGAATATAGAACGCTTCCCGGATGATTTTATGTTTGAACTGAACGAAGAGGAAATCAATAACTTGAGGAGTCAATTTGGCACCTCAAGATGGGGCGGGACTCGATATGCACCAATGGCATTTACGGAACAGGGAGTTGCTATGTTGTCGAGCGTGTTGAATAGCCCCACTGCCATCAAGGTAAATATCCAAATTATTCGTGTTTTTACCAAAATTCGTGAAGTGCTTGTGGATCACCTGAGCCTGAAATTAGAGATCGAGCAGATCAAAAAGAAACTATCAAACCACGGCAAGAATATTGAACTGGTGTTTAGCTATTTGGACGAACTCATTAAAAAGAAAAAAGACTCAGAGCCCCGCAAGCAAATAGGCTATAAAAAATAG
- a CDS encoding serine hydrolase domain-containing protein yields MKNQLSLLIGILLFNYGIGQSNSSINDLEVSGAQISEKQADIIFEKTKIFPDNTQLSIGIIKNGKILYYGVKRSGDTLQKVDNYHDIFEIGSLTKLFTSTLLANFVLEDKIKLKDPIQKYFNFQVANDQVTVLQLANHTSGLPKLPSNLNLAAVDQSNPYKDYDEQKLIKYLTSELEIITTPGTKYEYSNIGAGILGYLLEVQSHLTYEELLQKYILSKYNMHNTTTNNDKINLKLVYGLDLNGKKTSNWNLNSLVAAGGILSNIEDLSKFAVAQFSDTNEELHLTRRPTFEQQEYKMETGLAWKIIKPDANINIYAHNGGTGGYSSMITLDTRNKKGVIILSNVSAFHNDARNIDQLCIQLLKTLYTK; encoded by the coding sequence ATGAAAAATCAGTTATCACTATTAATTGGAATTTTATTATTTAACTATGGAATTGGACAATCTAATAGTTCCATTAATGATCTAGAGGTTTCAGGAGCTCAAATTTCGGAAAAACAAGCTGATATAATTTTTGAGAAAACAAAAATTTTTCCAGACAATACGCAATTATCAATAGGTATTATTAAAAATGGCAAAATTTTATATTATGGAGTTAAGCGATCTGGGGACACGCTTCAGAAGGTTGATAATTATCATGATATATTTGAAATTGGCTCTTTAACGAAACTATTTACTTCTACTTTGCTGGCAAATTTTGTATTAGAAGATAAGATAAAACTAAAGGATCCTATACAGAAATATTTCAATTTTCAAGTAGCTAATGATCAGGTTACGGTATTGCAGCTGGCAAATCATACCTCAGGCCTTCCTAAGTTGCCTTCAAATTTAAATTTAGCAGCAGTTGATCAATCAAATCCCTATAAAGATTATGACGAGCAAAAATTAATAAAATATCTAACTAGCGAATTAGAAATCATTACAACTCCAGGGACTAAATATGAGTATTCCAATATTGGGGCAGGAATATTGGGATATCTTTTGGAAGTACAATCCCATTTAACCTACGAGGAATTACTTCAGAAGTATATCCTTTCCAAATACAATATGCATAATACCACTACAAATAATGATAAAATCAACTTGAAATTAGTGTATGGGCTTGACCTCAATGGAAAGAAAACTTCAAACTGGAATTTAAATTCTTTGGTAGCAGCCGGCGGCATCCTTTCAAATATAGAAGATCTTTCGAAATTCGCAGTTGCTCAGTTCAGCGATACGAATGAAGAACTTCATCTAACCAGACGTCCTACTTTTGAGCAACAGGAATATAAAATGGAAACCGGATTGGCCTGGAAAATCATTAAACCTGATGCCAACATAAATATATATGCTCATAATGGTGGAACAGGCGGTTATTCTTCCATGATCACTCTGGATACTAGGAATAAAAAAGGGGTGATTATATTATCCAATGTTTCAGCTTTTCATAATGATGCTAGGAATATAGATCAACTTTGTATCCAACTATTGAAAACACTTTATACAAAATAA
- a CDS encoding sensor histidine kinase — MKPKKSIIQAAKRLLIHLILWIFVLIFFSFFIGIESANNPTKFTFSAFFLPVTISTTYIFIYHLIPKFLLPEKYLKFVFYSVYTLIISAVFIIVSAFYGFVLSFGLKWNDNFPISKSIFYIMITIYLVVAIASAFSLLKYNYATSAKNKELQNRILEAQLKLKEQELQYLKMQIHPHFLFNTLNTIYGLSLANNPSTPEMILQLSNLLDYILYQTKKPLVRLEDEVKHIQNYIELEMKRFQEDLKIEFHCEPIPEKIKIAPMLLLPFVENSFKHGKGNDGKLKISIHIKLEEEYLKFEIINSVSESTENSETEGIGLDNIKRRLNILYEKDYELKLENDSEFFQAKLILNTSKLPTDVK; from the coding sequence ATGAAACCGAAGAAAAGTATTATCCAGGCTGCAAAACGTCTTTTGATCCATTTAATTTTATGGATCTTCGTTCTGATTTTCTTCAGCTTTTTTATTGGAATTGAAAGTGCAAACAATCCTACCAAATTTACTTTTTCGGCATTTTTTCTACCGGTTACGATTTCTACGACTTATATTTTTATTTACCACCTCATTCCTAAATTCCTGCTTCCAGAAAAATATTTGAAATTCGTCTTCTATTCAGTGTATACACTAATCATATCGGCAGTTTTCATTATTGTCTCTGCCTTCTATGGTTTTGTCCTTTCTTTTGGGCTAAAATGGAACGATAATTTCCCGATTTCTAAAAGCATTTTTTACATTATGATCACGATCTACCTGGTGGTCGCGATTGCTTCAGCATTTAGTTTGCTGAAATATAACTATGCAACTTCTGCTAAAAATAAAGAATTACAGAACCGGATCCTGGAGGCACAACTAAAACTAAAAGAACAGGAGCTTCAGTATCTAAAAATGCAGATCCATCCGCATTTCCTTTTTAATACCCTGAATACTATTTATGGTTTAAGTCTCGCTAACAATCCATCTACGCCAGAAATGATTCTGCAACTATCCAACCTCCTGGATTATATACTCTATCAAACAAAAAAGCCATTGGTTAGACTGGAAGACGAGGTTAAGCATATTCAGAATTATATAGAGCTTGAAATGAAACGTTTCCAGGAAGATTTAAAGATTGAATTTCATTGTGAACCGATCCCGGAAAAAATAAAAATTGCACCAATGCTTTTACTTCCCTTTGTTGAAAATAGTTTTAAACATGGGAAAGGAAATGATGGAAAACTCAAAATATCAATTCATATTAAATTAGAAGAAGAATATCTAAAGTTTGAAATTATTAATTCGGTTTCAGAAAGCACAGAAAACTCGGAAACAGAAGGAATTGGTCTGGATAATATAAAACGTCGATTAAACATTCTTTATGAAAAAGATTATGAATTAAAGCTTGAAAATGATAGTGAATTTTTCCAGGCTAAATTAATTTTAAATACCTCCAAATTACCAACCGATGTCAAATAA
- a CDS encoding LytR/AlgR family response regulator transcription factor — translation MSNKIRCVIVDDENVALDIMENHLSKIDNIELVGRCKNATEAFNMISSNKTDLVFLDINMPGISGISFAKSINKNIKIIFTTAYREYAIDGFDLHAVDYLLKPISFDRLLDAVHNFQEVHLDQNDLEVQNKKSGDFIFVKIDRKMHKIDFSGILWIESLSDYLKIETSEGTKVTRETISSIETKLPETKFLRVHRSFIIAIDYIESYSNEEVVIQNKSIPISRTYKDEVLKCLGKFQ, via the coding sequence ATGTCAAATAAAATAAGATGTGTAATTGTTGATGATGAAAATGTTGCCCTGGATATCATGGAAAATCATCTTTCAAAAATTGATAATATCGAGCTTGTTGGGCGTTGTAAAAACGCTACCGAGGCTTTTAACATGATCAGTTCGAATAAAACCGACCTTGTATTTCTGGATATCAATATGCCCGGTATTTCCGGCATATCATTCGCGAAGTCGATCAATAAAAATATTAAGATCATCTTTACAACAGCCTATCGGGAATATGCTATTGATGGTTTTGACCTGCATGCCGTAGATTATCTTTTGAAGCCTATTTCTTTTGATCGTTTACTGGATGCTGTACATAATTTTCAGGAAGTGCATTTAGATCAAAACGACCTGGAAGTTCAAAATAAAAAATCAGGCGACTTTATCTTCGTGAAGATAGACCGGAAAATGCATAAGATAGATTTCTCCGGAATCCTATGGATAGAAAGCCTGAGCGATTATCTTAAAATTGAAACATCGGAAGGCACAAAAGTTACCCGGGAAACAATTTCTTCTATTGAAACAAAACTTCCGGAAACTAAATTTTTAAGAGTCCACCGTTCTTTTATAATAGCTATAGACTATATCGAATCCTATTCGAACGAAGAAGTAGTTATTCAAAATAAGTCTATTCCTATAAGCCGTACTTATAAAGACGAAGTTTTAAAATGTTTAGGAAAGTTTCAATAA
- the lpdA gene encoding dihydrolipoyl dehydrogenase, whose amino-acid sequence MSTYDVAVIGSGPGGYVAAIRCAQLGMKTAIIEKYSTLGGTCLNVGCIPSKALLDSSHHYDDAIKHFEDHGIEIPGEVKLNLEKMMERKSSVVSQTCDGVKFLMDKNKIDVIEGVGSFKDKTHINIEKDGETQTIEAKKTIIATGSKPANLPFIELDKERVITSTEALTLKEVPKHMIVIGGGVIGLELGQVYRRLGAEVTVVEFMDRIIPTMDSALSKELQKVLKKQGVKFHTSTKVKSVERNGDEITIKADDKKDKEIELKGDYCLVSVGRRPFTDGLNAEAAGVKLDDKGRVKVNDHLQTNVENIYAIGDVVRGAMLAHKAEEEGSMVAELMAGQKPHIDYNLIPGVVYTWPEVASVGKTEEQLKEEGVKYKEGKFPMRALGRSRASGDIDGLVKILADEKTDEVLGVHMIGARTADLIAEAVTAMEFRASAEDIARMSHAHPTYAEAVKEAALAATENRALHI is encoded by the coding sequence ATGAGTACATATGATGTTGCGGTAATAGGATCTGGACCAGGTGGTTATGTAGCCGCTATTCGTTGCGCCCAGCTGGGTATGAAAACTGCAATCATAGAAAAATATTCCACTCTTGGTGGAACCTGTCTTAACGTTGGGTGTATCCCGAGTAAGGCTTTATTGGATTCTTCTCACCATTATGATGATGCAATTAAGCATTTTGAGGACCACGGAATTGAAATTCCGGGAGAGGTGAAACTTAACCTTGAAAAAATGATGGAACGTAAATCTTCTGTTGTGAGTCAGACTTGCGACGGAGTGAAGTTTCTTATGGACAAGAATAAGATCGATGTAATTGAAGGAGTAGGATCTTTTAAAGATAAAACCCATATCAATATCGAAAAAGACGGGGAAACCCAAACTATCGAGGCGAAAAAGACCATTATCGCGACCGGTTCCAAGCCGGCCAATCTTCCTTTTATCGAATTGGATAAAGAGAGGGTGATCACTTCTACAGAGGCCTTAACGTTGAAAGAAGTTCCAAAGCACATGATCGTTATTGGTGGTGGAGTTATTGGTTTAGAACTTGGTCAGGTGTATCGTCGCCTTGGGGCGGAAGTAACGGTGGTTGAGTTTATGGACAGAATTATCCCTACTATGGATAGTGCTCTTTCCAAAGAACTTCAGAAAGTATTGAAGAAGCAGGGAGTAAAATTCCATACCAGTACAAAGGTGAAGTCGGTGGAGCGAAATGGTGATGAGATTACTATTAAAGCTGATGATAAAAAGGATAAAGAGATCGAACTAAAAGGTGATTATTGTCTGGTTTCTGTAGGACGTCGTCCTTTTACTGACGGTTTGAATGCGGAAGCCGCTGGAGTGAAACTTGATGATAAAGGAAGAGTGAAAGTAAACGATCACCTTCAAACAAACGTGGAGAATATTTATGCGATTGGCGATGTGGTTCGCGGAGCCATGCTAGCTCATAAAGCGGAAGAAGAAGGTTCTATGGTTGCGGAATTGATGGCAGGCCAGAAACCTCATATTGATTATAATCTGATCCCGGGAGTCGTTTATACCTGGCCAGAAGTTGCTTCAGTTGGTAAAACCGAAGAACAACTGAAAGAAGAAGGAGTAAAATATAAAGAAGGTAAATTCCCAATGCGTGCCCTTGGACGTTCCAGAGCAAGCGGAGATATTGACGGACTCGTAAAGATCCTTGCCGATGAGAAAACCGATGAGGTTTTAGGAGTTCATATGATTGGAGCCAGAACAGCAGATCTTATTGCCGAAGCGGTAACAGCGATGGAATTCAGGGCATCTGCAGAGGATATTGCGAGAATGAGCCATGCGCACCCAACGTATGCTGAAGCCGTAAAAGAAGCGGCGTTAGCTGCTACTGAAAATAGAGCGTTGCATATATAA
- a CDS encoding 2-keto-4-pentenoate hydratase gives MKREKRLFMCILFCASLLTSCSVSNEEEELKVSELSAKKMKDDNSELFDYVDDYAESFYDIEPYPALTPMFDISIDDAYDFQELLVRELKKGDRTRNGGVKRLTGYKLGFTGDVRPFGAPKPLYGRLYSSFEIPEGSTLSLSEDFIRGSVGFEVAIIMGKNVRTAITPEEAKDAVKAIAPAFEFADFGFTSEDFNFKDIIATNSAARYYIVGEETPLEELFEKGIDPNEIQLTGKLDGETILQAKVGLPVDGIFKAVSFLSGELAARGEFLKPGDIILTGAIKGDQNAGTGTYVGDYGVLGTIQFTLVE, from the coding sequence ATGAAAAGAGAGAAAAGATTATTTATGTGCATTCTTTTTTGCGCATCACTGTTAACTTCCTGTTCAGTATCAAATGAGGAGGAAGAATTAAAAGTTTCAGAATTATCAGCGAAAAAAATGAAAGATGATAATTCAGAACTTTTTGATTATGTAGATGATTATGCAGAATCTTTCTATGATATTGAACCTTATCCCGCACTAACACCAATGTTCGATATATCAATTGATGATGCCTATGATTTTCAAGAACTTCTTGTGCGGGAATTGAAAAAAGGAGATAGAACCAGGAATGGTGGCGTGAAGCGACTAACGGGTTATAAACTAGGCTTTACAGGTGATGTTAGACCATTTGGAGCTCCAAAACCTCTTTATGGGCGTCTCTACTCTAGTTTCGAAATTCCGGAAGGTTCGACTTTAAGCCTGAGTGAAGATTTTATAAGGGGTTCAGTTGGTTTTGAAGTAGCTATTATCATGGGAAAAAATGTAAGAACTGCTATTACACCTGAGGAAGCTAAAGATGCGGTGAAAGCAATTGCACCAGCTTTTGAATTTGCCGATTTTGGTTTTACTTCTGAAGACTTTAATTTTAAGGATATTATTGCCACTAATAGTGCAGCACGTTATTATATAGTGGGAGAAGAGACACCTTTGGAAGAATTATTCGAGAAAGGTATCGATCCAAACGAAATTCAATTAACGGGGAAACTGGATGGAGAAACAATCCTACAGGCTAAAGTTGGGCTTCCGGTAGATGGTATTTTTAAAGCTGTTTCCTTTCTTAGTGGAGAGTTAGCAGCAAGAGGAGAATTTTTAAAACCTGGAGATATTATTTTGACAGGAGCAATAAAAGGAGATCAAAATGCAGGTACTGGAACCTATGTAGGCGACTATGGTGTTTTGGGTACAATTCAATTTACTTTGGTTGAATAA